The proteins below come from a single Eubacterium limosum genomic window:
- a CDS encoding copper-translocating P-type ATPase, which produces MNDTHHTMEHNHSMEGMGEMDHSSVQMGGMDHHAMMVQDFKRRFWVSLTVMIPIMVLSPMIQMFLGVDWRFPGDSYVLLALSTFLFFYGGWPFLKGARDELKQRSPAMMTLIALAIIVAYVYSAATVFGVQGSDFFWELASLIVIMLLGHWIEMRSVMGASKALEELARLMPENAHMIMDNGETMDMPVSSLKTGQAVLVKPGEKIPIDGVVYEGGSEVNEAMITGEAVPVEKGKGDDVIGGSVNGDGILKFKVSHVGDETFLSQVIRLVRDAQASKSNTQRLADRAAKWLFYIALVTGIITFVSWMAIEGNLNFAVTRAVTVIIICCPHALGLAMPLVTSVSTSLAAKNGLLIRNRAAFENARNLDAVVFDKTGTLTEGSFGVTDIQADCVSQDELLAIAASVEANSEHPIARGIVEAGKDRKLASLRVTDYQNLTGEGLRATVDGQPVKIVSPGYLKREGVAFDEKAYSSLAKEGKTVVFILRDNKLLGFIALSDVVRPTAKEAVDELKQMDVTSIMLTGDNQRAADYAARQLDISKVFAEVLPGDKASKIDALHRDGRRVAMTGDGVNDAPSLAKADLGIAIGAGTSVAIETADVILVKSNPLDVVSILKLSRATFKKMVQNLIWATAYNVVALPLAAGVLYYQGVVISPAAGAVLMSLSTIIVAINARLLKLPKK; this is translated from the coding sequence ATGAACGATACACATCATACAATGGAGCATAACCACAGTATGGAGGGGATGGGCGAAATGGACCACTCGTCTGTGCAGATGGGCGGCATGGATCACCACGCCATGATGGTTCAGGATTTCAAGAGACGGTTCTGGGTGTCCCTGACTGTGATGATTCCCATCATGGTTCTTTCACCCATGATACAGATGTTTTTAGGCGTTGACTGGCGTTTTCCAGGGGATTCTTATGTTCTGCTGGCCCTGTCAACGTTTTTGTTTTTTTACGGCGGCTGGCCTTTTCTCAAGGGTGCCAGGGATGAACTGAAACAAAGATCTCCGGCCATGATGACCTTGATTGCCCTGGCGATCATTGTCGCCTATGTCTACAGTGCGGCGACGGTATTTGGTGTACAGGGATCAGACTTTTTCTGGGAGCTGGCGAGCCTGATCGTCATTATGCTGCTCGGCCACTGGATTGAAATGCGCTCGGTGATGGGCGCGTCTAAGGCTTTGGAGGAGCTTGCCAGGCTCATGCCTGAAAACGCCCATATGATTATGGATAACGGCGAGACCATGGATATGCCGGTCAGTAGCCTGAAAACCGGACAGGCAGTCCTCGTGAAGCCCGGGGAGAAAATCCCTATTGACGGCGTTGTGTATGAAGGAGGCTCAGAGGTCAATGAGGCCATGATCACCGGAGAAGCTGTACCTGTTGAAAAAGGGAAGGGTGATGATGTGATTGGCGGTTCTGTCAATGGCGACGGGATTTTAAAATTTAAGGTGAGCCATGTCGGGGATGAAACCTTTTTATCTCAGGTGATCCGTTTGGTTCGGGATGCCCAGGCCTCTAAATCCAATACGCAGCGGCTGGCGGACAGGGCGGCTAAATGGCTCTTCTATATCGCGCTGGTCACTGGTATTATCACCTTTGTTTCATGGATGGCCATTGAGGGAAACCTGAACTTTGCCGTTACCCGGGCAGTGACGGTTATTATTATCTGCTGTCCTCATGCCCTTGGCCTTGCCATGCCGCTTGTAACCTCAGTATCGACCAGCCTTGCGGCAAAAAACGGACTGCTGATCCGCAACCGTGCCGCCTTTGAAAATGCCCGAAATCTGGATGCGGTGGTGTTCGACAAAACCGGCACACTGACAGAAGGCAGTTTTGGCGTAACAGATATACAGGCCGACTGCGTTTCACAGGATGAACTTCTGGCCATTGCCGCTTCGGTAGAGGCAAATTCGGAGCACCCCATTGCCAGAGGGATTGTGGAAGCAGGAAAAGACAGGAAGCTGGCATCGCTCAGGGTCACAGATTATCAGAACCTGACTGGCGAAGGGTTGCGGGCCACCGTGGATGGACAGCCTGTCAAGATTGTCAGCCCAGGCTATCTGAAGCGCGAGGGTGTCGCGTTTGATGAGAAAGCCTATAGCAGCCTTGCCAAAGAAGGAAAAACCGTTGTGTTTATTCTCCGAGACAACAAGCTGCTGGGCTTCATCGCTTTATCCGACGTGGTGCGCCCCACAGCGAAGGAAGCTGTAGATGAGCTGAAGCAGATGGATGTCACTTCCATTATGCTTACCGGAGACAACCAGAGGGCAGCAGACTACGCGGCGCGGCAGCTGGACATCAGCAAGGTGTTTGCAGAGGTGCTTCCGGGTGACAAGGCGTCAAAGATTGATGCGCTTCACCGCGACGGGCGCAGGGTTGCCATGACCGGCGACGGGGTCAATGACGCGCCTTCTCTGGCGAAGGCAGATCTCGGCATTGCCATCGGCGCCGGAACCAGCGTGGCCATTGAAACCGCGGATGTTATTCTGGTCAAGAGCAATCCTCTGGATGTGGTCAGCATTCTAAAGCTCTCGCGGGCGACTTTTAAGAAAATGGTGCAAAATCTGATCTGGGCCACAGCCTATAATGTGGTGGCTCTGCCGTTGGCCGCGGGTGTGCTCTATTACCAGGGCGTGGTCATCAGCCCGGCGGCAGGGGCAGTGCTGATGTCGCTGAGCACTATCATTGTCGCCATTAACGCGCGTCTGTTGAAATTGCCGAAAAAATAA
- a CDS encoding ABC transporter ATP-binding protein: MKHMKKTAVEARNIIKDYQMGEVTASVLKNISLEIYQGEFVSIMGPSGSGKSTLLYILGGLDEPTDGSVILQGQDISQWDDKRKSLMRRRDIGFVFQFYNLIPNLTVEENILLSVLLDGKSRCDLQPRLDDLLEIVGLTDRRKHTPRELSGGQQQRVAIARALVNDPEILFADEPTGNLDSKTGWEIMTLLQRINRERGVTILMVTHSADSAECGSRTVVVKDGRIV; the protein is encoded by the coding sequence ATGAAGCATATGAAAAAAACAGCAGTGGAAGCCCGCAATATCATTAAGGATTACCAGATGGGTGAAGTGACGGCTTCGGTTCTGAAAAATATTTCCCTGGAAATATATCAGGGCGAATTTGTATCCATCATGGGGCCATCCGGCTCTGGAAAAAGCACACTGCTCTATATTTTGGGAGGGCTTGATGAGCCCACAGACGGCAGTGTTATCCTGCAGGGGCAAGATATTTCACAGTGGGATGACAAGCGGAAAAGCCTGATGCGCCGCAGAGATATTGGTTTTGTCTTTCAGTTTTATAATTTGATACCAAATCTGACGGTTGAGGAAAATATTCTGCTGTCTGTGCTTTTGGATGGCAAGAGCCGCTGTGACTTACAGCCCCGGCTTGACGATCTTCTGGAAATCGTGGGGCTTACGGACCGCAGAAAGCACACACCGCGTGAGCTTTCCGGCGGTCAGCAGCAGCGTGTCGCCATTGCCCGTGCTTTGGTCAACGATCCGGAGATTCTGTTTGCCGATGAGCCTACCGGCAACCTTGACAGCAAGACCGGCTGGGAGATCATGACGCTTTTGCAGCGCATCAACCGGGAAAGGGGCGTGACGATCCTTATGGTCACGCACTCTGCCGATTCGGCTGAGTGCGGCAGCCGGACAGTGGTGGTAAAGGACGGGCGAATTGTGTGA
- a CDS encoding ABC transporter permease gives MKIIFRYILNNIRERKLRTAVMLLSIVLSAVLLFVSLCIGDSYEAAQRKMAKGMAGSATVVVTAQAGEDGRTAKIRKEAVPDLPEIGWAVGILETKGLYSEEGYYENFDLLAADLEELSAINEPRLLSGEKLSPLKEDEIVLPEKFTSKYPMKAGDALSLEIDGEKRTFRVAAVAAYDTVFLRNTRGFNALVSEECLRGLDGVAAGYSRILVAPAEGVSAEQLMDSLSAALPGAQYTVEKTYDEAQVQADARQKSMPFFLISFFSLVMSVFIIFSSYQVITLERLPVIGTFRSIGATRRAVTGILLMESMVYSILSVVIAIPVGTAVLGLLLQGLGDSLSQGIAIPMVVSPLNVLLSSAVAVLVSLLSAYIPVRRASRLPVKEVVLGSVAQKRVSTKARLAAGTVLLVLSIAAPRLLSLEDNALFLVGGLSLLGILAAAILMIPPVADGAAWVMEKIYACCFGNEGMLAARNLRNNRNVHQNITLLFISLSAVIAISVVGSFVNQYISDVFNGAALDGFADAQMAPEFVGEVQEIDGVREVMPMYVMNGAVESGGVLFDRLEAVEDLEQYNAMLAVRYPDAAAENSALSEFGMGRVILLKTDTMKQRGLGVGDTIELSMNGQAFDYRVIGSMESRADDAQAVIPAACAVSDFGQSEYGFLAYTADDPDAVMIRIRNLFGEKENWSRTVEEFNQDAMGVVGAFLSPMHKLTYFILFLAGAGVINNLLINYLQRRRTIAMYKSVGMSNRQNIKMTLLEGFSSGIIGAFIGVMVSWLLIQTIFLVAGPQIAMTPTLDIKVFLAAGLAGVLINLAGAVVPVIKGSKMDLVEEIKCE, from the coding sequence TTGAAAATTATATTCAGGTATATTTTAAACAATATCCGTGAGCGAAAGCTGCGGACAGCGGTAATGCTGCTGTCCATTGTACTCTCTGCTGTGCTGCTTTTTGTCTCGCTGTGCATTGGCGATTCCTATGAAGCCGCTCAGCGTAAAATGGCAAAAGGAATGGCTGGAAGTGCGACTGTGGTTGTAACGGCCCAGGCAGGTGAGGATGGCAGAACGGCAAAGATAAGGAAGGAAGCGGTTCCCGATTTACCGGAGATCGGCTGGGCTGTGGGGATACTTGAGACAAAAGGACTTTACAGCGAGGAGGGCTACTATGAGAATTTTGATCTGCTTGCCGCAGATTTAGAGGAATTGTCTGCCATCAATGAGCCGCGCCTGTTAAGTGGCGAAAAGCTCAGCCCACTTAAGGAAGATGAAATTGTTTTGCCGGAAAAATTTACCTCAAAATATCCGATGAAGGCCGGCGATGCCTTAAGTCTTGAGATTGACGGGGAAAAAAGAACGTTTCGCGTCGCGGCTGTCGCGGCCTATGACACGGTGTTTTTAAGAAATACACGGGGTTTTAACGCCCTCGTCTCCGAGGAATGTCTGAGAGGACTGGACGGAGTGGCAGCAGGTTACAGCCGGATACTGGTGGCCCCTGCGGAGGGTGTGTCAGCAGAACAGCTAATGGATTCGCTCTCCGCGGCCCTGCCCGGTGCACAGTACACGGTTGAAAAAACCTATGATGAAGCCCAGGTACAGGCCGACGCCCGGCAAAAATCCATGCCATTTTTCCTGATCAGCTTTTTTTCCCTGGTCATGAGCGTGTTTATTATTTTCAGCAGTTATCAGGTGATTACCCTGGAGCGGCTTCCAGTCATTGGAACCTTCAGGAGTATCGGCGCCACGAGGCGGGCAGTCACAGGGATATTGCTGATGGAAAGCATGGTCTATAGCATTTTGAGTGTTGTTATTGCGATTCCGGTGGGGACAGCGGTATTGGGACTGCTGCTCCAGGGCCTGGGGGACTCCCTTTCCCAGGGGATCGCCATTCCCATGGTGGTGTCGCCGCTCAATGTGTTGCTGTCCTCTGCTGTGGCAGTGCTGGTGTCCCTGCTCAGCGCATACATTCCTGTGCGCCGCGCCAGCAGGCTGCCGGTTAAGGAGGTCGTGCTCGGAAGCGTGGCACAGAAGCGGGTGTCAACAAAGGCACGGCTGGCGGCTGGCACAGTGCTGCTGGTGCTTTCCATTGCCGCGCCTCGGCTGCTGTCCCTTGAGGATAACGCGCTGTTTCTTGTCGGGGGACTCTCTCTGCTGGGCATTCTTGCCGCGGCGATTTTGATGATCCCGCCAGTGGCGGACGGGGCCGCCTGGGTTATGGAGAAGATATATGCCTGCTGCTTTGGAAATGAGGGAATGCTGGCAGCCCGAAACCTGCGGAATAACCGCAACGTCCATCAGAATATTACCCTGCTATTTATCAGTCTTTCGGCCGTCATCGCCATCAGTGTGGTGGGGAGCTTTGTGAACCAGTATATCAGCGATGTGTTTAACGGTGCAGCACTCGACGGCTTTGCCGACGCTCAGATGGCACCAGAATTTGTGGGAGAGGTACAGGAGATTGACGGAGTCCGGGAGGTTATGCCCATGTATGTTATGAATGGAGCGGTCGAAAGCGGCGGTGTTCTCTTTGACCGCCTGGAGGCTGTGGAGGATCTGGAGCAGTATAATGCCATGCTTGCTGTCAGGTACCCTGACGCGGCGGCAGAGAATTCCGCCTTGTCTGAATTTGGAATGGGCAGGGTGATTCTTTTAAAGACAGACACCATGAAGCAGCGAGGCCTTGGGGTTGGCGACACCATTGAGCTGTCGATGAATGGACAGGCTTTTGATTACAGGGTGATTGGCAGCATGGAGTCCCGGGCGGATGACGCCCAGGCAGTGATTCCGGCGGCCTGCGCCGTGTCGGATTTCGGCCAGTCAGAATATGGCTTTCTGGCTTACACCGCCGACGATCCCGATGCGGTGATGATCCGTATCCGTAACCTTTTCGGCGAAAAGGAAAACTGGAGCCGGACAGTTGAGGAGTTTAACCAGGACGCCATGGGTGTGGTCGGCGCTTTTCTCTCACCCATGCACAAGCTGACGTATTTTATTCTGTTTCTGGCAGGCGCAGGGGTGATCAATAATCTGCTCATCAATTATCTGCAGAGGCGGCGCACCATTGCCATGTACAAATCTGTTGGAATGAGCAATAGACAGAATATTAAAATGACGCTTCTGGAAGGTTTTTCCTCGGGCATCATCGGGGCGTTTATCGGAGTGATGGTGTCATGGCTGTTGATCCAGACCATCTTTCTGGTGGCGGGGCCGCAGATTGCCATGACACCAACCCTGGATATAAAGGTATTTCTGGCGGCCGGACTGGCGGGAGTCCTTATCAATTTAGCCGGGGCAGTGGTTCCGGTGATTAAAGGGTCAAAGATGGATCTGGTTGAAGAAATTAAATGCGAGTAA
- a CDS encoding sensor histidine kinase: MKQSGYKSAFHIYGLFLILMMLILAAGAGMVVYAVTVQKPNGEIVRSDWPAEFTGAFSEEIIFQEGEPVITQKGFEMLENNGLWLQILDGAGHVVKGVSVPEGQPEEYSPDRLLSTLDSSGDKAVFSGVSEDNGRSWTYLIGFPMDIAKITMNVNAGHFPSGKSYVLFGAGAVLFLTAGLGLAYGFAVTRRLSKMTRAVEEIAGRRYMKTHERGAFQDVYASLNTLDQALQEAEEARKKDARMREEWIANITHDLKTPLSPIRGYAELLANSDDTPDAGELQKYSAAILKNTAYAETLINDLKLTYQLENGMVPLNLKALDIIRFVRELVIDCLNDPRHAGRAVEFEAEGCQILNFDPGLMKRALNNLFINTLLHSGSDARIGVEIISGIPCQIRIWDEGGGMSETQLNRIFDRYYRGAPAATDSGGTGLGMAIAREIISLHGGKISVDSCLGGGTAFRITLPQN, encoded by the coding sequence ATGAAACAGTCCGGCTATAAATCTGCTTTTCACATCTACGGCTTATTTTTAATCCTCATGATGCTTATTCTGGCCGCCGGAGCAGGTATGGTGGTCTACGCCGTGACCGTCCAGAAGCCAAATGGAGAAATTGTCCGGAGCGACTGGCCCGCTGAGTTTACCGGGGCTTTTTCGGAGGAAATTATTTTTCAGGAGGGGGAGCCAGTGATCACTCAGAAGGGATTTGAAATGCTGGAGAATAATGGACTCTGGCTCCAGATTCTGGACGGTGCCGGCCATGTAGTTAAAGGCGTCTCTGTGCCGGAGGGGCAGCCAGAGGAGTATTCGCCGGACAGGCTGCTCAGTACGCTGGACAGCAGTGGAGACAAAGCTGTTTTTTCGGGTGTGTCAGAGGATAATGGCCGGAGCTGGACCTATCTCATCGGTTTTCCCATGGATATTGCCAAGATCACGATGAATGTGAACGCCGGTCATTTTCCCTCGGGCAAGTCGTATGTGCTGTTTGGCGCAGGCGCAGTGCTTTTTCTGACAGCAGGTCTTGGGCTGGCCTATGGCTTTGCGGTTACCCGCAGGCTTTCAAAAATGACCAGGGCAGTGGAGGAGATCGCTGGCCGCCGTTATATGAAGACTCACGAAAGAGGCGCTTTCCAGGATGTTTATGCCAGCCTGAACACATTGGATCAAGCACTCCAGGAGGCAGAGGAAGCCCGAAAGAAAGACGCGCGGATGAGGGAGGAGTGGATCGCCAATATTACGCACGACCTTAAAACGCCGCTGTCGCCCATACGGGGATATGCCGAGCTGCTGGCCAATTCGGATGATACGCCGGATGCTGGGGAGCTTCAAAAATACAGCGCTGCGATTCTAAAAAATACCGCCTATGCCGAGACGCTCATCAATGACCTGAAACTTACCTACCAGCTGGAAAATGGCATGGTGCCCCTTAATCTGAAAGCCCTGGATATCATCCGGTTTGTTCGGGAGCTGGTCATCGACTGTCTGAACGATCCCCGACATGCCGGACGTGCTGTAGAATTTGAGGCAGAGGGCTGCCAGATTTTGAATTTTGATCCGGGACTTATGAAGCGGGCCTTAAATAATCTGTTCATCAATACACTTCTGCACAGCGGCAGTGACGCGAGAATCGGGGTGGAAATTATTTCAGGGATTCCCTGTCAAATCCGGATCTGGGACGAGGGCGGGGGAATGTCTGAAACGCAGTTAAACCGGATTTTTGACCGTTACTACCGGGGCGCTCCAGCTGCCACAGACAGCGGAGGGACCGGTCTTGGCATGGCCATTGCCCGCGAAATTATCTCGCTGCATGGCGGAAAGATATCGGTGGACAGCTGTCTGGGGGGCGGGACAGCGTTCAGGATCACGCTTCCTCAAAATTAA
- a CDS encoding response regulator transcription factor, with translation MESVYDKRILLVDDEPDITGLVETALIKEGFRCVDKAFTGSEALAACKKNAPDVVILDIMLPDMDGIEVCRAIREFSYCPVLFLSARNDDVDKILGLSSGGDDYITKPFSPKELVFRIKAQLRRLEYNKTSEAAASRRISVGGLEIDVDGSRVYQDGRELGLTAREFGILLYLAENAGKIISKDRLYEQVWGEMSAVCDNTIMVHIRHLREKIEKDPSRPELILTVKGLGYRLAVGTGQ, from the coding sequence ATGGAAAGCGTTTATGACAAAAGAATTTTACTGGTCGATGATGAACCAGACATCACCGGTTTGGTGGAAACAGCCCTCATAAAAGAGGGATTCCGCTGTGTTGACAAGGCGTTCACAGGAAGTGAAGCCCTCGCGGCCTGTAAGAAAAATGCGCCAGATGTGGTGATTCTCGACATCATGCTGCCAGATATGGACGGAATCGAGGTTTGCCGGGCGATCCGTGAATTTTCCTACTGCCCGGTACTTTTTTTATCCGCGAGAAACGATGATGTGGATAAAATTCTCGGGCTCAGCAGCGGCGGGGATGACTATATTACCAAACCCTTCAGCCCAAAGGAACTGGTCTTTCGTATCAAGGCCCAGCTCCGGCGGCTGGAATACAATAAAACGTCTGAGGCTGCCGCCAGTCGGCGCATAAGCGTCGGCGGGCTGGAGATTGATGTGGACGGCAGCCGTGTTTATCAGGATGGGCGGGAGCTTGGGCTGACTGCCCGGGAGTTTGGTATTCTTTTGTATCTGGCCGAAAACGCAGGGAAGATCATCAGCAAGGACCGGCTTTATGAGCAGGTCTGGGGAGAGATGAGCGCAGTGTGTGACAATACCATCATGGTTCATATCCGTCATCTCCGGGAGAAGATTGAGAAGGATCCTTCAAGGCCAGAACTTATCCTGACCGTTAAGGGACTGGGCTATCGGCTGGCTGTGGGGACAGGGCAATGA
- a CDS encoding carboxymuconolactone decarboxylase family protein — MDDKRFDKGLEMLRRIDGGAGEGVIASLEDIAPDLGRYIVEFAFGDIYPRDGLTLEERETITIASLLTSGSCEAQLKVHINGSLNVGLSPEKIIEVFIQCIPYVGFPRVLNGVAVAKAVFKEHRLEG, encoded by the coding sequence ATGGATGACAAAAGGTTTGACAAAGGATTGGAAATGCTGCGCCGGATTGACGGCGGTGCGGGTGAGGGTGTGATAGCGTCTCTGGAGGACATTGCGCCGGATCTGGGAAGGTATATCGTGGAGTTTGCTTTTGGGGATATTTACCCCAGGGACGGGCTTACACTAGAGGAGCGGGAGACCATCACCATCGCCAGTCTGCTGACCTCAGGCAGCTGTGAGGCACAGCTGAAGGTTCACATTAACGGTTCCTTAAATGTGGGGCTTTCCCCGGAAAAAATCATTGAGGTTTTCATCCAGTGTATTCCATATGTGGGTTTTCCCAGAGTTTTAAACGGGGTGGCTGTGGCAAAGGCGGTTTTTAAGGAGCACCGCCTGGAAGGCTGA
- a CDS encoding MerR family transcriptional regulator — protein sequence MTIGELTKKTGIGEHTLRFYEKKGLIRVPRDGQGRRFYREKDIEWVRFIKRLKDTGMLLKDIKIYADLRYEGDHTAARRLEILRKHREYVEEQRRKWDEYLENLDAKIGIYEEMIK from the coding sequence ATGACCATCGGTGAACTTACTAAAAAGACAGGCATCGGCGAACATACCCTGCGTTTCTACGAAAAAAAAGGCCTTATCCGGGTCCCGCGGGATGGACAAGGCCGCCGTTTTTACAGGGAAAAGGATATTGAGTGGGTGCGCTTCATCAAACGCCTGAAGGATACCGGCATGCTGCTAAAGGATATAAAAATTTACGCAGACCTCCGTTATGAGGGCGACCATACTGCCGCCAGGCGCCTGGAAATTCTCAGAAAGCACCGGGAATACGTCGAGGAACAGCGCCGCAAATGGGATGAATATCTCGAAAACCTCGATGCCAAGATCGGCATTTATGAGGAAATGATAAAATAA
- a CDS encoding LURP-one-related/scramblase family protein, whose translation MKEEKMKLLFKQRLFSWFDSYDIYDEAGETVFMVKGRLSWGHCLEIYDRFGERVGTVKEEVLTLLPRFALYQNGREIGEIQKKFTFFRSAFTLNCNDWSVEGDLFEWEYEVVDGQGRMVMQASKQLFNFTDTYVIDIADPQDMLLSLMIVLAIDAAKCSQRD comes from the coding sequence TTGAAGGAGGAAAAGATGAAATTACTATTCAAGCAGCGGCTGTTCTCTTGGTTTGACAGCTACGATATTTATGATGAGGCGGGAGAAACGGTTTTTATGGTTAAGGGCCGTCTGTCCTGGGGACACTGCCTTGAGATTTATGACCGCTTCGGCGAGCGTGTGGGGACTGTAAAAGAGGAGGTGCTCACCCTGCTGCCGCGGTTCGCTCTGTACCAGAATGGCCGGGAAATTGGAGAGATTCAGAAAAAATTTACTTTTTTCAGATCAGCCTTCACGCTGAACTGCAACGACTGGAGCGTGGAGGGGGATCTCTTTGAGTGGGAGTACGAGGTGGTGGACGGCCAAGGACGCATGGTCATGCAGGCGTCCAAGCAGCTGTTTAATTTTACCGATACCTATGTGATCGACATCGCAGATCCACAGGACATGCTCCTGTCCCTGATGATTGTTCTGGCCATTGACGCGGCCAAATGCTCGCAGAGAGATTGA
- the brnQ gene encoding branched-chain amino acid transport system II carrier protein, with product MQKLSRKNTFLIGITLFSMFFGAGNLIFPPFLGEQAGSLTWIAFAGFAISAIGLPILGVAAVAKSGGLDALAGRVHPAFAAVFTFLIYLSIGPCLAIPRTASTSFEMAVLPFLPEGSGGSLILLLYSIVFFAVALLLALKPDKLTDRLGKKLTPCLLALIFIIFAACVVFPPGSYGAATGSYTSNSFVQGFLDGYQTMDTIAALNFGIIIALNIRAFGVGEDRLVVRETIKAGWIAGGLLLAVYAALTHVGALSGGSFGATANGAQTLTQIVMHLFGQAGLIILALIFLIACLNTCVGLISCCSEYFSGIFPRFSYKKWAVFFAFISMVISNAGLNKILEISIPVLNCLYPVAIVLILLAFLQKWIGSFSRVYPTAILFTGVVSVIYALDQKSLTIPWLTSMTSKIPLYSIGLGWLIPAAIGIVLGILLSLTFKKKAAPANE from the coding sequence ATGCAGAAATTATCACGAAAAAACACTTTTCTCATCGGGATTACGCTTTTCTCGATGTTTTTTGGCGCGGGAAATTTAATTTTTCCGCCCTTTCTGGGGGAACAGGCCGGAAGCCTGACCTGGATCGCTTTTGCGGGCTTTGCCATCAGTGCCATTGGCCTGCCCATACTGGGGGTAGCAGCTGTGGCGAAATCCGGCGGGCTGGACGCACTGGCCGGACGGGTGCACCCTGCTTTCGCGGCAGTATTCACCTTTTTAATTTACCTGTCCATCGGCCCCTGTCTCGCCATTCCGCGTACGGCCAGCACTTCCTTCGAAATGGCAGTACTGCCGTTTTTGCCTGAGGGCAGCGGCGGCAGTCTTATACTGCTGCTCTACTCCATTGTCTTTTTTGCTGTGGCGCTGCTGCTGGCCCTAAAACCCGATAAGCTCACAGACCGGCTCGGCAAAAAGCTGACTCCCTGTCTGCTTGCCTTGATTTTCATTATCTTTGCTGCCTGCGTGGTTTTTCCGCCGGGCAGTTATGGCGCTGCCACTGGCAGTTACACCTCTAACTCCTTTGTCCAGGGCTTTCTTGACGGCTATCAGACAATGGATACTATCGCGGCGCTTAACTTCGGTATTATTATCGCTTTAAACATAAGGGCTTTTGGCGTTGGTGAGGATAGACTGGTCGTGCGCGAAACCATCAAGGCTGGCTGGATTGCCGGCGGGCTTTTGCTGGCAGTCTATGCGGCTCTGACCCATGTAGGCGCTTTATCCGGCGGCAGCTTTGGCGCTACTGCCAACGGTGCGCAGACGCTGACCCAGATTGTCATGCACCTTTTCGGACAGGCCGGGCTCATCATTCTGGCTTTGATCTTCCTCATTGCCTGCCTGAACACCTGCGTTGGACTGATCAGCTGCTGCAGCGAATATTTCAGCGGAATTTTTCCGCGGTTCTCTTATAAGAAGTGGGCTGTCTTTTTTGCCTTTATCAGTATGGTTATTTCAAACGCGGGGCTGAACAAAATTCTGGAAATATCCATACCAGTGCTCAACTGCCTTTATCCAGTGGCTATTGTGCTGATTCTGCTGGCTTTTCTGCAAAAATGGATTGGCAGCTTTTCCCGCGTCTACCCCACAGCCATCCTGTTTACCGGCGTGGTCAGCGTTATTTACGCTCTGGATCAAAAAAGCCTGACCATCCCCTGGCTGACCAGCATGACGTCCAAAATTCCTCTTTACAGCATTGGCCTGGGATGGCTGATTCCCGCGGCCATCGGCATTGTTCTGGGAATTCTGCTGTCCCTCACCTTTAAAAAGAAAGCGGCGCCGGCCAATGAGTAG
- a CDS encoding MerR family transcriptional regulator, producing the protein MNKNRAIPKGYMTVGELAKKMGTTVRTLQYYDNEGLLSPSSESEGGRRLYTDKDMVKLHQILSLKSLGFSLDDIKNRLVSLESPEAIADVLTEQAAAIRGKINSLKEALASVEALKEEVLQMQSVDFKKYADIIINLQMKNKFYWLIKHFDDKTLDHFRNHFDKDSGLAMLETFTRLNSQAVRFQKIGVLPESAEGQKLAESFWTMVMDFTGGDMSMLPQLMEIADIDGPDSEWKQNQAAANAFIEPALDIYFTNLGFNPFETVPQ; encoded by the coding sequence ATGAACAAAAACAGAGCAATTCCAAAAGGCTACATGACCGTCGGCGAGCTCGCCAAAAAGATGGGCACTACGGTTCGTACCCTGCAGTATTACGACAATGAGGGCCTGCTCTCGCCGTCATCAGAAAGTGAAGGCGGCCGCAGGCTTTATACCGACAAGGATATGGTTAAGCTGCACCAGATTTTATCTTTAAAGTCCCTGGGATTTTCACTGGATGATATTAAAAACCGTCTGGTTTCCCTCGAAAGCCCCGAGGCCATTGCGGACGTGCTCACTGAGCAGGCTGCTGCCATCCGGGGAAAGATCAACAGCCTAAAAGAGGCTCTGGCATCGGTCGAGGCATTAAAGGAAGAAGTCCTGCAGATGCAGTCTGTAGATTTTAAAAAATATGCAGATATCATCATAAACCTGCAGATGAAAAATAAATTTTACTGGCTGATCAAGCATTTTGACGACAAAACCCTCGACCACTTCAGAAACCACTTCGATAAAGACAGCGGCCTTGCAATGCTGGAAACCTTCACACGGCTGAACAGCCAGGCTGTGCGCTTTCAAAAGATCGGCGTCCTGCCCGAAAGTGCGGAAGGTCAGAAGCTGGCGGAATCCTTTTGGACTATGGTCATGGATTTTACAGGCGGTGATATGAGCATGCTGCCACAGCTCATGGAAATAGCCGACATTGACGGGCCGGACAGTGAATGGAAACAAAATCAGGCAGCTGCCAATGCTTTTATCGAACCTGCTCTGGACATCTATTTTACCAATCTGGGATTTAATCCCTTTGAGACGGTGCCCCAATGA